The Streptomyces sp. NBC_00459 DNA segment GTGACCTTGCCGCCGGCGGTGACCACGGCGGGCGGCGGATGTCCGGCCCGGGCCATGGTGCACAACTGGGTGACCGGGTCGTACACGGCGTAGAGGCAGGTGGCGCCCAGTACCGCGGTGGCGACGGGCTCGTCGTCGCCGCCCTTCTCCTCCGCCAGACGGATCACCAGGTCGTCCAGGTGGGCCAGCAGCTCGTCGGGGGGCAGGTCCATGTCGGCGAGCGTCAGAACGGCGGTACGCAGCCTGCCCATGGTCGCCGCGGCGTTGAGGCCGTGCCCGACGACGTCACCGACGACCAGGGCGACCCGGGCGCCGGACAGCTGGATCACATCGAACCAGTCGCCGCCCACCCCTTCCCGTGCGTCGGCCGGCAGATAGCGCGAGGCCACCTCCATGGCGGTCCCGCCGTTCAGCCCCTGCGGGAGCAGACTGCGCTGCAGGGCCAGTGCCGCGGTGTGCTCACGGGTGTAGCGGCGGGCGTTCTCCACCCAGACCGCGGCCCGGCCGACAAGCTCCTCGGCGAGCAGCAGATCGTCCTCCTCGAACGGCTGCGGATGCTCCATACGGATGAAGGTCGCCACCCCCAGCACGGTGCCGCGCGCGGACAGCGGCACCCACATCACCGAGTGCATCCCGAACTCCGCGATGCTCCTGGCCCGCGCCGGGTCCTCCTGCACCCAAGGGGCGGTGGTCGCGTCCAGGAACGGCTCCAGCACCGAGGCGCAGTTGACCATGCTCTCGAAGTACGGCGAGGACCGGGGCGCGTCGATCGAGTCGCCGGTGGCGATCACCGACTCCGGGCAGCCCTCGTGGATCGACTGCTGCCCGGCACGCCGCACCAGATACGCGCTGTCGGCCGGCCCCGAACCGGGTTCGTCGCCGTGCAGCACCGCTTCCAGCAGATCGACGGTCACGAAGTCGGCGAGCCGCGGCACCGAGAAGTCGGCCAGTTCCTGGGCGGTCCGCATCACGTTCAGCGTGCCCCCGATGCAGGCGCTGGCCTCGCTGAGCAGGGCCAGGCGCTCCCGGGCCCGCCATCTGTCGGTGACGTCCATGCCCATATAGCACACGCCCAGCGGGTTGCCGTCCGGGTCGTCTAGCCGAAAGAAGGAGGTGGAGTAGGCGTGTTCCTGGTGGGGATCCGCCCAGGTCCAGCCCCGGTACTCGTAGTCGATGACCGGCACGCCGGTCTCCAGCACCCGCCGCATCTGCGCTTCGAGCGCCTCGGTGTTCAGGCCGGGCAACGATTCCGACATCCGGCGCCCGAGCCGCTTGTCGCGCGGCACACCGCCGTAGCGCTCCAGGGTGTCGTTCATCCACACGTACCGCAGGTCCGGGCTGAGCACGGCCATGCCGAGGGGCGAGCGGGTGAGGAAACCCTCCAGCACCTGCCCGCTGACCGCCCAGGTCGGAGCCTTCGACACGTCGATCGCGGTCACGAGCCAGGTCCTGCGGTCGTCGGTGTCCGACATCGCGGTCACCCGCAGCCCGACCTCGACACGGTGGCCGTCACGGTGCCGGGCGCCCACCAGGCCGCCCCAGCTCTCCCGGGTCCCGCACTCCTCGGCGACCTCGGCCGCCCGTGAGGCGTCTTCGGACTGTGCCAGCAAGGTGGTGGCGGGGCGGTCGAGAACCTCAGCCGCGCCGTATCCCAGGAGCCGCTCAGCGGCCCCTGTCCAGCCGATGACCATGCCATTCGCGTCGATCACCGCAGCGGCCACATTCGCCATCTCGAACGGTCCATGCACTCCGTCCGGTGTTACCTCCTTGGGGAACATCATGAAAGCCGTCCCATCTGGCGGATGGCATATGGGACATTCTATTGCGTATCGCCCGCCACTGCTCTTCTCCGGACCGCCCATGGGCCTCGCCCTGCTCCGTGCCCTCGGCGCCACCGGAAAACCGGGAGTGGAGCGCCCGCGAACAGGCCAGGGCGGCGGAGCAGCTCAGCGGTA contains these protein-coding regions:
- a CDS encoding SpoIIE family protein phosphatase — its product is MFPKEVTPDGVHGPFEMANVAAAVIDANGMVIGWTGAAERLLGYGAAEVLDRPATTLLAQSEDASRAAEVAEECGTRESWGGLVGARHRDGHRVEVGLRVTAMSDTDDRRTWLVTAIDVSKAPTWAVSGQVLEGFLTRSPLGMAVLSPDLRYVWMNDTLERYGGVPRDKRLGRRMSESLPGLNTEALEAQMRRVLETGVPVIDYEYRGWTWADPHQEHAYSTSFFRLDDPDGNPLGVCYMGMDVTDRWRARERLALLSEASACIGGTLNVMRTAQELADFSVPRLADFVTVDLLEAVLHGDEPGSGPADSAYLVRRAGQQSIHEGCPESVIATGDSIDAPRSSPYFESMVNCASVLEPFLDATTAPWVQEDPARARSIAEFGMHSVMWVPLSARGTVLGVATFIRMEHPQPFEEDDLLLAEELVGRAAVWVENARRYTREHTAALALQRSLLPQGLNGGTAMEVASRYLPADAREGVGGDWFDVIQLSGARVALVVGDVVGHGLNAAATMGRLRTAVLTLADMDLPPDELLAHLDDLVIRLAEEKGGDDEPVATAVLGATCLYAVYDPVTQLCTMARAGHPPPAVVTAGGKVTFPDLPAGPPLGLGSLPFESAEISLPEGSLIALYTDGLIESSDQDIDVGLSRLSDVLAQSGLPPEELCSAVVNNLLTGPQTDDVALLLARPHALGADRVASWDLPTDPAIVASARELAVRQLLGWGLEDLVMTTELVVSELVTNAIRHGTGPVRLRMIRHDRLICEVSDASNTSPRMGHARTTDEGGRGLFLVAQLTRRWGTRYTPAGKIIWAEQDLPGRAGDAGGR